In a genomic window of Phacochoerus africanus isolate WHEZ1 chromosome 6, ROS_Pafr_v1, whole genome shotgun sequence:
- the KCNJ9 gene encoding G protein-activated inward rectifier potassium channel 3: protein MAQENAAFSPGPEEPPRRRGRQRYVEKDGRCNVQQGNVRETYRYLTDLFTTLVDLQWRLSLLFFVLAYALTWLFFGAIWWLIAYGRGDLEHLEDTAWTPCVNNLNGFVAAFLFSIETETTIGYGHRVITDQCPEGIVLLLLQAILGSMVNAFMVGCMFVKISQPNKRAATLVFSSNAVVSLRDGRLCLMFRVGDLRSSHIVEASIRAKLIRSRQTLEGEFIPLHQTDLSVGFDTGDDRLFLVSPLVISHEIDAASPFWEASRRALERDDFEIVVILEGMVEATGMTCQARSSYLVDEVLWGHRFTSVLTLEDGFYEVDYASFHETFEVPTPSCSARELAEAAARLDAHLYWSIPSRLDEKVEEEGAGEGAGEGAGADKEQNGCLPPPESESKV from the exons ATGGCGCAGGAGAACGCCGCCTTCTCGCCGGGGCCGGAGGAGCCTCCGCGGCGCCGCGGTCGCCAACGCTATGTGGAGAAGGACGGCCGCTGCAACGTGCAGCAGGGCAACGTGCGCGAGACATACCGCTACCTGACGGACCTGTTCACCACGCTCGTGGACCTGCAGTGGCGCCTGAGCCTGCTCTTCTTCGTGCTGGCCTACGCGCTCACCTGGCTCTTCTTCGGCGCCATCTGGTGGCTGATCGCCTACGGCCGCGGCGACCTGGAGCACCTGGAGGACACGGCGTGGACACCTTGCGTCAACAACCTCAACGGCTTCGTGGCTGCTTTCCTCTTCTCCATCGAGACGGAGACCACCATCGGTTACGGGCACCGCGTCATCACCGACCAATGCCCAGAGGGCAtcgtgctgctgctgctgcaggccatCCTGGGCTCCATGGTGAACGCCTTCATGGTGGGCTGCATGTTCGTCAAGATCTCGCAGCCCAACAAGCGCGCCGCCACACTCGTCTTCTCCTCGAACGCCGTGGTGTCGCTGCGCGACGGGCGCCTCTGCCTCATGTTCCGCGTGGGCGACCTGCGCTCGTCGCACATCGTCGAGGCCTCCATCCGCGCCAAGCTCATCCGCTCGCGCCAGACGCTCGAGGGCGAGTTCATCCCGCTGCACCAGACCGACCTCAGCGTGGGCTTCGACACCGGCGACGACCGCCTCTTCCTCGTCTCGCCGCTCGTCATCAGCCACGAGATCGACGCCGCCAGCCCCTTCTGGGAGGCGTCGCGCCGCGCCCTCGAGAGGGATGACTTCGAGATCGTTGTCATCCTCGAGGGCATGGTGGAAGCCACGG GAATGACATGCCAAGCTCGGAGCTCCTACCTGGTGGACGAGGTGCTGTGGGGCCACCGCTTCACATCCGTGCTGACCCTGGAGGATGGCTTCTACGAGGTGGACTATGCCAGCTTCCACGAGACCTTTGAGGTGCCCACACCCTCGTGCAGCGCCCGGGAGCTGGCTGAGGCTGCAGCCCGCCTTGATGCCCATCTCTACTGGTCCATCCCCAGCCGGCTGGATgagaaggtggaggaggaaggggcgggggagggggcgggcgaaGGGGCGGGGGCTGACAAAGAGCAGAACGGCTGCCTGCCACCCCCAGAGAGTGAGTCCAAGGTGTGA